Proteins encoded in a region of the Corallococcus soli genome:
- the cheB gene encoding chemotaxis-specific protein-glutamate methyltransferase CheB, which produces MGRPLTVLVIDDSATNRRTLTTLLESSNEVMVLDWAGDGEEGLKKVLDLKPDVVTLDLEMPRLGGHTFLRLLMRASPTPVIVISSYAHKSDVFKALELGAFDFIAKPPRITPETLELLRRELLDKVFAARHVKSGGRHGAALRSAVFSGEAPQVIAVGASTGGPPAVQRLLEGLASEPTASVLVSQHMPSQFTRAFAERLDRIGPFTVTEACDGDVVAPGHVYIAPGGRHMVLTERAGRMELRTPGPVPADKYAPSVDRLFESAAEVLGSRAVAVVLTGMGADGAQGVRSVRREGGETWAESEDTAVVFGMPKEAIATGAVTRVLALDAIGTELALLVGRRRQAAGQ; this is translated from the coding sequence ATGGGACGCCCGCTCACGGTGCTCGTCATCGACGACTCGGCCACCAACCGCCGCACGCTCACCACGCTCCTGGAGTCCTCCAACGAAGTGATGGTGCTGGACTGGGCGGGGGACGGCGAGGAGGGGCTCAAGAAGGTCCTGGACCTGAAGCCGGACGTGGTGACGCTGGACCTGGAGATGCCCAGGCTGGGAGGCCACACCTTCCTGCGGCTGCTGATGCGCGCGTCGCCCACGCCCGTCATCGTCATCTCCAGCTACGCGCACAAGTCGGACGTGTTCAAGGCGCTGGAATTGGGCGCGTTCGACTTCATCGCCAAGCCGCCCCGGATCACGCCGGAGACCCTGGAGCTGCTCCGGCGTGAACTCCTGGACAAGGTGTTCGCCGCCCGCCACGTGAAGTCCGGTGGCCGCCATGGGGCCGCGCTGCGCAGCGCCGTGTTCTCCGGCGAGGCGCCCCAGGTCATCGCCGTGGGGGCCTCCACCGGCGGGCCTCCGGCGGTGCAGCGGCTGCTGGAGGGCCTGGCCTCCGAGCCGACCGCGAGCGTGCTGGTGAGCCAGCACATGCCCTCGCAGTTCACCCGGGCCTTCGCGGAGCGGTTGGATCGCATCGGCCCCTTCACGGTGACGGAGGCGTGTGACGGCGACGTGGTGGCGCCGGGCCACGTCTACATCGCGCCGGGCGGCCGGCACATGGTGCTGACGGAGCGCGCGGGGCGGATGGAGCTGCGCACGCCGGGGCCCGTGCCCGCGGACAAGTACGCGCCGTCGGTGGACCGGCTCTTCGAGAGCGCGGCGGAGGTGCTGGGCTCCCGCGCGGTGGCGGTGGTGCTGACGGGCATGGGCGCGGACGGGGCGCAGGGCGTGCGCAGCGTGCGGCGTGAGGGGGGAGAGACCTGGGCCGAGTCCGAGGACACGGCGGTGGTGTTCGGCATGCCCAAGGAGGCCATCGCCACCGGGGCGGTGACGCGGGTTTTGGCCCTGGACGCCATCGGGACGGAGCTGGCCCTGCTGGTGGGGCGGCGAAGGCAGGCCGCCGGGCAGTGA
- a CDS encoding chemotaxis protein CheW, translating to MSRFEALLDAFFYRPDEDVSGLMDFAAGSDGLASRVLEEEPTEYLAFRLEAECYAVPILTVREICKVPLLTEIPRSEPQLLGVMNLRGELLPVYDIKLRLRLADAPPLVAGPDAGLPPRAARILVLKTQDGPAGVWVDSVAGVVRLKPSMVELSPAGLRGDRDCVAGLGRKGSQLYILLDPEQALAP from the coding sequence GTGTCCCGTTTCGAAGCCCTGCTCGACGCGTTCTTCTACCGTCCGGACGAGGACGTCAGCGGCCTCATGGACTTCGCCGCGGGCAGCGACGGGCTGGCCTCGCGCGTCCTGGAGGAGGAGCCCACGGAGTACCTGGCCTTCCGCCTGGAGGCCGAGTGCTACGCGGTGCCCATCCTCACCGTGCGGGAGATCTGCAAGGTGCCGCTGCTCACGGAGATTCCGCGCTCGGAGCCGCAGTTGCTGGGCGTGATGAACCTGCGCGGGGAGCTGCTGCCCGTCTACGACATCAAGCTGCGGCTGCGGCTGGCGGACGCGCCGCCGCTGGTGGCGGGGCCGGACGCGGGCCTGCCGCCCCGGGCCGCGCGCATCCTGGTGCTCAAGACGCAGGACGGGCCGGCGGGCGTCTGGGTGGATTCGGTGGCGGGCGTGGTGCGCCTCAAGCCATCCATGGTGGAGCTGTCGCCCGCGGGGCTGCGAGGCGACCGCGACTGCGTGGCGGGGCTGGGCCGCAAGGGCTCGCAGCTCTACATCCTGTTGGATCCGGAGCAGGCGCTCGCCCCATGA
- a CDS encoding response regulator: MSQQQIRALVVDDSQAMRRSIMYALQRLTGVVCVEAEDGVAGLKMLTTQGRFDLVLTDINMPLMDGLKLISHIRQAPEHRGVPIVVVTTEGAAADRARAMALGASAYLVKPVQARVVLETVKELLKLG, from the coding sequence ATGTCGCAGCAGCAGATCCGCGCGCTGGTGGTGGACGACTCGCAGGCCATGCGCCGCAGCATCATGTACGCGCTCCAGCGGCTCACGGGCGTCGTCTGCGTGGAGGCCGAGGACGGGGTGGCGGGGCTGAAGATGCTCACCACGCAGGGCCGCTTCGACCTGGTGCTGACGGACATCAACATGCCGCTGATGGACGGGCTGAAGCTCATCAGCCACATCCGCCAGGCGCCGGAGCACCGGGGCGTGCCCATCGTCGTCGTGACGACGGAGGGCGCGGCCGCGGACCGGGCGCGGGCCATGGCCCTGGGCGCGAGCGCCTACCTGGTGAAGCCCGTGCAGGCCCGGGTGGTGTTGGAGACGGTGAAGGAACTGCTGAAGCTCGGCTGA
- a CDS encoding chemotaxis protein CheA codes for MTPGGKALAEFVAEATEILDALGRDLLALDEARDQEADPEHINGIFRAAHSLKGLSGLFGQERITQLAHAAEDLLDRLRLGRLTLDDQVLDALVDALDTFQSLLGEASRGEDGEDLTRRTRAMEDRLARMGSPPAVVEEDPLERLELDAQVRAVFTEYEEHRLRENVRRGVALWRVRAAFDLSDFDQGLADLNARLKPLGEVISTLPSSRPGGATGIAFDLIFGAKVAAQVLEAGLHGTPAELEPLVVRPSVDGAPGPGFEPPRSPDAARPSMEAPDAGPVAAPRVKRKKKGARASALALGPGTSPPLLPANTGAPEQGPSQAGAPSGLASVPTSAPRMRAVASPPSTGVGLQAAASAPVPAGRPRPEETSLRSLTQTVRVDIGRLDGLINMVGELLLIKANLQRLAEASRQDGTVALSKLFGQDLSRETRQLERKLEALQEGLLEARMVPVGQVFDKLARLVRRIAREAGKEIDFVSTGGEVELDKLIVEELSDPLMHLIRNAIDHGAEGPEARLASGKPRRALLRLRAEQKGNHVLISVSDDGSGIDEARVREVALSRGLVTSSQISEMTRRELLNLIFLPGFSTRSSVSALSGRGVGLDVVKNNLGNLSGIIDVWSERGKGTAFHLTLPVTLAIVRALVVGVSGRTYAVPLNSVLEILSVQPQDIRTVERREVLDLRGQTLPFLRLGRLFHLPEREVNRHFVVVVGLAQQRLGIAVDELFGQQDIVTKPLGGRLSGVKGISGATDLGNRRTVLVLDVAELLEEGIAQERRRA; via the coding sequence GTGACGCCCGGGGGCAAGGCGCTGGCGGAGTTCGTCGCCGAGGCCACGGAGATCCTCGACGCGCTGGGCAGGGACCTGCTCGCGCTGGACGAGGCCCGGGACCAGGAGGCGGATCCGGAGCACATCAACGGCATCTTCCGCGCGGCGCACTCGCTCAAGGGCCTGTCCGGGCTCTTCGGGCAGGAGCGCATCACCCAGCTCGCGCACGCCGCGGAGGACCTGCTCGACAGGCTCCGGCTGGGCCGGCTGACGCTGGACGACCAGGTCCTGGACGCGCTGGTGGACGCGCTGGACACCTTCCAGTCGCTGCTCGGGGAGGCGTCGCGGGGCGAGGACGGCGAGGACCTCACCCGGCGCACGCGCGCCATGGAGGACCGGCTGGCGCGGATGGGCTCGCCGCCGGCCGTGGTGGAAGAGGATCCGCTGGAGCGGCTGGAGCTGGACGCGCAGGTGCGCGCCGTCTTCACCGAGTACGAGGAGCACCGGCTGCGCGAGAACGTGCGGCGCGGCGTGGCGCTGTGGCGGGTGCGCGCCGCGTTCGACCTCTCCGACTTCGACCAGGGCCTGGCGGACCTCAACGCGCGCCTCAAGCCCCTGGGCGAGGTCATCAGCACGCTGCCCTCGTCCCGCCCCGGGGGCGCCACCGGCATCGCGTTCGACCTCATCTTCGGCGCGAAGGTGGCCGCGCAGGTGCTGGAGGCGGGCCTCCACGGCACGCCCGCGGAGCTGGAGCCGCTGGTCGTGCGGCCTTCCGTGGACGGCGCGCCGGGCCCCGGCTTCGAACCGCCCCGGTCGCCGGACGCGGCCCGGCCGTCCATGGAAGCCCCTGACGCCGGCCCCGTCGCGGCGCCCCGCGTGAAGCGCAAGAAGAAGGGGGCCCGCGCCTCCGCGCTGGCGCTGGGCCCGGGCACGTCGCCGCCGCTGTTGCCGGCGAACACCGGGGCGCCGGAGCAGGGGCCCTCGCAGGCGGGTGCGCCGTCGGGCCTCGCCTCCGTGCCGACGTCCGCGCCGCGCATGCGGGCAGTGGCGAGCCCTCCGTCCACCGGGGTCGGGCTCCAGGCGGCCGCGTCCGCGCCGGTGCCCGCCGGACGTCCCCGGCCGGAGGAGACGTCGCTGCGCTCGCTCACGCAGACGGTGCGCGTGGACATCGGCCGGCTGGACGGGCTCATCAACATGGTGGGCGAGCTGCTGCTCATCAAGGCGAACCTCCAGCGGCTGGCGGAGGCGTCCCGGCAGGACGGGACGGTGGCCCTGTCGAAGCTGTTCGGCCAGGATCTGTCGCGCGAGACGCGGCAACTGGAGCGCAAGCTGGAGGCGCTCCAGGAGGGCCTGCTCGAAGCGCGCATGGTCCCGGTGGGCCAGGTGTTCGACAAGCTGGCGCGGCTGGTGCGCCGCATCGCGCGCGAGGCGGGCAAGGAGATCGACTTCGTCAGCACGGGCGGCGAGGTGGAGCTGGACAAGCTCATCGTCGAGGAGCTGAGCGATCCGCTGATGCACCTCATCCGCAACGCCATCGACCATGGCGCGGAGGGGCCGGAGGCGCGGCTGGCCTCGGGCAAGCCCCGGCGGGCGCTGCTGCGGCTGCGGGCGGAGCAGAAGGGCAACCACGTCCTCATCAGCGTGAGCGACGACGGCTCCGGCATCGACGAGGCGCGCGTGCGCGAGGTGGCGCTCTCCCGGGGGCTCGTCACCTCCTCGCAGATCAGCGAGATGACGCGGCGCGAGCTGCTCAACCTCATCTTCCTGCCGGGCTTCTCCACCCGCTCCAGCGTCAGCGCGCTGTCCGGGCGTGGCGTGGGCCTGGATGTGGTGAAGAACAACCTGGGCAACCTGTCCGGCATCATCGACGTGTGGAGCGAGCGCGGGAAGGGCACGGCCTTCCACCTGACGCTTCCGGTGACGCTGGCCATCGTGCGCGCGCTGGTGGTGGGCGTCAGCGGCCGCACCTACGCGGTGCCGCTCAACAGCGTGCTGGAGATCCTCTCCGTGCAGCCCCAGGACATCCGCACGGTGGAGCGCCGCGAGGTGTTGGATCTGCGCGGCCAGACGCTGCCCTTCCTGCGGCTGGGGCGGCTGTTCCACCTGCCGGAGCGCGAGGTGAACCGCCATTTCGTGGTGGTGGTGGGCCTGGCGCAGCAGCGGCTGGGCATCGCGGTGGATGAACTGTTCGGCCAGCAGGACATCGTCACCAAGCCGCTGGGGGGGAGGCTGAGCGGCGTCAAGGGCATCTCCGGCGCCACCGACCTGGGCAACCGGCGCACGGTGCTGGTGCTGGACGTGGCGGAGCTGCTGGAAGAGGGCATCGCGCAGGAGCGGCGCCGGGCCTGA
- a CDS encoding HEAT repeat domain-containing protein: protein MSDAAQSLAGQEEVRYRALQAVDPRAPGALETFTAGLHDESWRVRHAAAEGLRRLPDAERVTARLISVLGERGETGARNAAAEALAGMGTVALHPLVLLLEHEDPDQRKLAADILGQLGRAEVEDVLLRALSDVDLNVRVSAAEALGRTGGEAAVRALEALLDAETSLLRLAALEGLVALRRAPATERVMALVDAPLLQRSALRLLGLCPPGASTERICQALASPVRSVREAALVALGTQASGLGPYARSELDAVARAVLSRIPEMTDRVAQALDVEDVQVRAGALVAAGALGEASLALAVAEVAREDRLLREVLFTLGQLGPEGRRLLLKNMGALSLPARTVAAEALVLLVDATSVPELCALLEWAEDDLRAVVVRALGRTRSPQALAPLVALLADPSLSGTAVRALEQLIAVHPLAALAALEAAVEQRTTPAAVAVLGRLGGAQVLPLLRRLARDADAPWRAAAVEAASRVSGDAGLELARGALADESAPVRIAAVRALGRQGGQEAGSFLGLALKDEDRAVRLAAVEAVGAGGATERALDLEALVRHADGALAVLAVRALAKLGKVGSGMLWDALGHPDTEVVKAALAALTAAEGAADGAALAVSLVGHPRWDVRAAAARVLGDLGRPECLPVLEQALSVEHDALARRALVDAVARLSGR from the coding sequence ATGAGCGACGCGGCGCAGTCCCTCGCGGGACAGGAGGAGGTCCGTTACCGGGCACTTCAGGCCGTGGACCCGCGTGCGCCGGGCGCCCTGGAGACCTTCACGGCGGGGCTGCACGACGAGAGCTGGCGCGTGCGGCACGCGGCGGCGGAGGGGCTTCGCCGGCTGCCGGACGCGGAGCGCGTCACCGCGCGGCTCATCTCCGTGCTGGGAGAGCGGGGCGAGACGGGCGCGCGCAACGCGGCGGCCGAAGCCCTGGCCGGCATGGGCACGGTGGCGCTGCACCCGCTGGTGCTCCTGCTGGAGCATGAGGATCCGGATCAGCGCAAGCTCGCGGCGGACATCCTGGGCCAGCTGGGCCGCGCGGAGGTGGAGGACGTGCTGCTGCGCGCGCTCTCCGACGTGGACCTCAACGTGCGCGTGTCCGCAGCCGAGGCCCTGGGCCGCACGGGCGGCGAGGCGGCGGTGCGGGCGCTGGAGGCGCTGCTGGACGCGGAGACGTCGCTGCTGCGGCTGGCGGCGCTGGAGGGGCTCGTGGCGCTGCGCAGGGCGCCGGCCACGGAGCGCGTGATGGCGCTGGTGGACGCGCCGCTCCTCCAGCGCAGCGCCCTGCGCCTGCTGGGGCTGTGTCCGCCGGGCGCGTCCACCGAGCGCATCTGCCAGGCGCTGGCCTCCCCGGTGCGTTCGGTGCGCGAGGCGGCCCTCGTCGCCCTGGGGACCCAGGCCTCGGGGCTGGGACCCTACGCCCGCAGCGAGCTGGACGCGGTGGCGCGCGCGGTGCTCTCCCGCATCCCGGAGATGACGGACCGGGTGGCGCAGGCGCTGGACGTGGAGGACGTGCAGGTGCGGGCCGGCGCGCTGGTGGCCGCCGGGGCGCTGGGGGAGGCGTCGCTGGCGCTGGCGGTGGCGGAGGTGGCGCGCGAGGACCGGCTGCTGCGCGAGGTGCTCTTCACGCTGGGCCAGCTGGGCCCGGAGGGGCGGCGGCTGCTCCTGAAGAACATGGGCGCGCTGTCGCTGCCCGCGCGCACGGTGGCGGCGGAGGCGCTGGTGCTGCTGGTGGACGCGACGTCGGTGCCGGAGCTGTGCGCGCTGCTGGAGTGGGCGGAGGACGACCTGCGCGCCGTGGTGGTGCGGGCGCTGGGGCGCACGCGCTCGCCGCAGGCGCTGGCGCCGCTGGTGGCCCTGCTCGCGGACCCCTCGCTGTCGGGGACGGCGGTGCGGGCGCTGGAGCAGCTCATCGCGGTGCATCCGCTGGCGGCGCTGGCGGCGCTGGAGGCGGCGGTGGAGCAGCGCACGACGCCCGCGGCGGTGGCGGTGCTGGGGCGGCTGGGCGGCGCGCAGGTGCTGCCCCTGTTGCGGCGGCTGGCGCGCGACGCGGATGCCCCGTGGCGGGCGGCGGCGGTGGAGGCGGCCAGCCGGGTGAGCGGCGACGCGGGCCTGGAGCTGGCGCGCGGAGCGCTGGCGGACGAATCCGCGCCCGTGCGCATCGCCGCCGTGCGGGCGCTGGGCCGGCAGGGCGGGCAGGAGGCCGGGAGCTTCCTGGGGCTCGCGCTGAAGGACGAGGACCGCGCCGTGCGCCTGGCCGCGGTGGAGGCGGTGGGCGCGGGCGGCGCGACGGAGCGGGCCCTGGACCTGGAGGCGCTGGTGCGCCACGCGGATGGCGCGCTGGCGGTGCTGGCCGTGCGGGCCCTGGCGAAGCTGGGCAAGGTGGGCTCGGGGATGCTGTGGGACGCGCTGGGCCACCCCGACACGGAGGTGGTGAAGGCGGCGCTGGCGGCGCTGACGGCGGCGGAGGGGGCGGCGGACGGCGCGGCGCTGGCGGTGTCCCTGGTGGGCCATCCCCGCTGGGACGTGCGGGCGGCGGCGGCCCGCGTGCTGGGGGATTTGGGGCGCCCGGAGTGCCTGCCGGTGCTGGAGCAGGCGCTGTCGGTGGAGCACGACGCGCTGGCCCGCCGGGCGTTGGTGGACGCGGTGGCCCGGTTGTCAGGGCGCTGA
- a CDS encoding M17 family peptidase N-terminal domain-containing protein, producing MSQTTTLDVGLEGLDALAGVDALCLFVAEDDRPLPSTAGYVDWRLCGVLSRVLQGGFFTGVKDDWLLLPSDGKFSVPRIFVVGLGARKRLDPAALGEALAGAAKVLSRAKVESVALEIPGGAGLSDAARAEAYQRQFLPAFKGARVSLLADKGLVGSLSSRKG from the coding sequence GTGAGCCAGACGACCACCCTGGACGTGGGCCTGGAGGGCCTGGACGCGCTGGCCGGGGTGGACGCCCTGTGCCTCTTCGTGGCCGAGGACGACCGGCCCCTGCCCTCCACCGCAGGCTACGTGGACTGGCGGCTGTGCGGCGTCCTGTCCCGCGTGCTCCAGGGTGGCTTCTTCACCGGCGTGAAGGATGACTGGCTGCTCCTGCCCTCGGACGGGAAGTTCTCCGTGCCGCGCATCTTCGTGGTGGGGCTGGGGGCGCGCAAGCGCCTGGACCCGGCCGCGCTGGGCGAGGCGCTGGCGGGCGCGGCGAAGGTGCTCAGCCGCGCGAAGGTGGAGTCGGTGGCCCTGGAGATCCCCGGGGGCGCGGGCCTGAGCGACGCGGCGCGTGCGGAAGCGTATCAGCGCCAGTTCCTGCCGGCCTTCAAGGGGGCCCGGGTGTCGCTGCTGGCGGACAAGGGGCTTGTCGGCTCACTGTCATCTCGCAAGGGGTGA
- a CDS encoding CheR family methyltransferase, protein MPRFDEGRPEMTLEEFRLLRDHVYAHCGILIHEDMKFVMERRLWPRLEALGLADFGAYHRYLRYDAQRIAELEAAVESLTTHETYFFREPAQLKAFCEELLPLLEKKNARTRRLRLWSAGCSSGEEAYTVAMLLKDSGRFDDWDVEVHGTDLSRRVLAVARRAEYGPSALRATPPDLLERFFVPVGVNRVRVRDDVKAWVSFGHHNLADEAASQLVPRTDVVFCRNVMIYFDQAARRRVLGVIRDRLCPGGYLLLGHAENLLSLGADFELVHLKGDLVYRRPELPNGEGR, encoded by the coding sequence ATGCCACGCTTCGACGAAGGCCGTCCGGAGATGACGCTGGAGGAGTTCCGGCTCCTGCGCGACCACGTCTATGCCCACTGCGGCATCCTCATCCACGAGGACATGAAGTTCGTGATGGAGCGCCGGCTGTGGCCCCGGCTGGAGGCGCTGGGGCTCGCGGACTTCGGCGCCTACCACCGCTACCTGCGCTACGACGCCCAGCGCATCGCGGAGCTGGAAGCGGCGGTCGAGTCCCTCACCACGCACGAGACGTACTTCTTTCGCGAACCCGCGCAGCTCAAGGCCTTCTGCGAGGAGCTGCTCCCGCTGCTGGAGAAGAAGAACGCGCGCACCCGGCGGCTGCGGCTGTGGTCGGCGGGGTGCTCTTCCGGAGAAGAGGCGTACACGGTGGCGATGCTGCTGAAGGACAGCGGCCGCTTCGACGACTGGGACGTGGAGGTGCACGGCACGGACCTGTCGCGCCGGGTGCTGGCGGTGGCCCGCCGCGCCGAGTACGGGCCCAGCGCCCTGCGCGCGACGCCGCCGGACCTGCTGGAGCGCTTCTTCGTGCCCGTGGGGGTGAACCGCGTGCGCGTGCGCGACGACGTGAAGGCGTGGGTGAGCTTCGGCCACCACAACCTGGCGGACGAGGCGGCCAGCCAGCTGGTGCCGCGCACCGACGTCGTCTTCTGCCGCAACGTGATGATCTACTTCGACCAGGCCGCGCGCCGCCGCGTGCTGGGCGTCATCCGCGACCGGCTCTGTCCCGGGGGCTACCTGCTGCTGGGCCACGCGGAGAACCTGCTCAGCCTGGGCGCGGACTTCGAGCTGGTGCACCTGAAGGGCGACCTCGTGTACCGCCGGCCGGAGCTGCCGAACGGGGAGGGCCGCTGA
- a CDS encoding response regulator translates to MKFKVLIVEDSKVSREHIAATVEAVDGIEAVTTASGFEALKLLPRQRFDLIITDINMPDINGLELINFVKKNPNYRDVPLIIVTTEGREQDRSRGMALGAAGYLVKPFQTEELEALLRRFLKPL, encoded by the coding sequence ATGAAGTTCAAGGTCTTGATTGTCGAGGACTCCAAGGTGTCGCGCGAGCACATCGCCGCGACCGTGGAGGCCGTGGACGGCATCGAGGCCGTCACCACCGCCAGCGGCTTCGAGGCGCTGAAGCTGCTGCCCCGCCAGCGCTTCGACCTCATCATCACCGACATCAACATGCCCGACATCAACGGGCTGGAGCTCATCAACTTCGTCAAGAAGAACCCCAACTACCGGGACGTGCCGCTCATCATCGTCACCACCGAGGGGCGTGAGCAGGACCGCTCGCGGGGGATGGCGCTGGGGGCCGCGGGCTACCTGGTGAAGCCGTTCCAGACGGAGGAACTGGAGGCGCTGCTGCGGCGCTTCCTGAAGCCGCTGTGA
- the nusB gene encoding transcription antitermination factor NusB, translating to MGARRTARERALQALFQLDMAQGAAREALDSAWAASAEDGKPEPDAVKFAKELVDGVQAHREEIDALIERHSHNWRLDRMSRIDRNVLRLGIFELKYRLDIPRKVTINEAVELGKNFGTEESSAFVNGLLDRVAVALGKP from the coding sequence ATGGGCGCGCGCAGAACGGCACGGGAGCGGGCGTTGCAGGCGCTCTTTCAGTTGGACATGGCCCAGGGCGCTGCCCGGGAGGCCCTGGACTCGGCGTGGGCCGCCTCCGCGGAGGACGGCAAGCCGGAGCCGGACGCGGTGAAGTTCGCCAAGGAGCTGGTCGACGGGGTGCAAGCCCACCGCGAGGAGATCGACGCGCTCATCGAACGTCACAGCCACAACTGGCGCCTGGACCGCATGTCCCGCATTGATCGGAACGTGCTGCGCCTGGGCATCTTCGAACTGAAGTACCGCCTGGACATCCCCCGCAAGGTGACCATCAACGAGGCGGTGGAGCTGGGGAAGAACTTCGGGACGGAGGAGTCGAGCGCCTTCGTCAACGGCCTGCTGGACCGCGTCGCGGTGGCGCTCGGGAAGCCGTGA
- a CDS encoding chemotaxis protein CheW yields MTDPVNLLARRPRGVTADDVPAHELEVQLCAFFVGNEEYVLDIMRVEEILPPQRVIPIPHAPAFVEGVLHLRGAMLPVVDLRRRLLEQDAPETKRTRLLVCRLGPRRVAVRVDRVAEVLRVRKGDIKPAPALMAAGRTPFVVGVCGPPERLRLLLDLKALLRSELDRESRGPTAG; encoded by the coding sequence ATGACGGACCCCGTGAACCTGCTGGCCCGCCGTCCTCGCGGAGTGACGGCCGACGACGTCCCGGCGCACGAGCTGGAGGTGCAGCTGTGCGCCTTCTTCGTGGGCAACGAGGAGTACGTGCTGGACATCATGCGCGTGGAGGAGATCCTCCCGCCCCAGCGCGTCATCCCCATCCCCCATGCCCCCGCCTTCGTGGAGGGCGTGCTGCACCTGCGCGGCGCCATGCTGCCGGTGGTGGACCTGCGCCGTCGCCTGCTGGAGCAGGACGCACCGGAGACGAAGCGCACGCGGCTGCTCGTGTGCCGGCTGGGCCCGCGTCGCGTGGCGGTGCGGGTGGACCGCGTCGCGGAGGTGCTGCGCGTGCGCAAGGGCGACATCAAGCCCGCGCCCGCGCTGATGGCCGCGGGCCGCACGCCCTTCGTCGTGGGCGTGTGTGGGCCGCCGGAGCGGCTGCGGTTGCTCCTGGACCTGAAGGCGCTGCTGCGCTCGGAGCTGGACCGGGAGTCGCGGGGCCCGACGGCGGGTTGA
- a CDS encoding ABC transporter ATP-binding protein, which produces MEPALDVEGLEKTYGAVQAVRGLTFQVAPGEVLGLVGPNGAGKTSTLRCLAGILPPSVGRVRVAGHDLAVGPVDAKRALAFLPDEPRFFEYLTVWEHLNFTARLYGVEDWEPRGRALLEEMELTGREKSLPGELSRGMKQKLSIACGFLHQPRLILLDEPLTGLDPLGIRRMKASLRRRAEEGTALVLSSHLLPLVEELCHRLLIIAGGRAVALGTLPEIREQLAGGEGDGASLEELFVRITSAASEEPEAVGPGPRAP; this is translated from the coding sequence ATGGAACCGGCGCTGGACGTCGAGGGGCTGGAGAAGACGTACGGCGCGGTGCAGGCGGTGCGGGGGCTGACGTTCCAGGTGGCCCCGGGAGAGGTGCTGGGACTCGTGGGGCCCAACGGCGCGGGCAAGACGTCCACGCTGCGCTGCCTCGCCGGCATCCTGCCCCCGTCCGTGGGCCGCGTGCGGGTGGCGGGGCACGACCTGGCGGTGGGGCCGGTGGACGCGAAGCGGGCGCTGGCCTTCCTGCCGGACGAGCCGCGCTTCTTCGAATACCTCACCGTCTGGGAGCACCTGAACTTCACCGCGCGCCTCTACGGCGTGGAGGACTGGGAGCCGCGGGGCCGCGCGCTCTTGGAGGAGATGGAGCTGACGGGCCGGGAGAAGTCGCTGCCCGGGGAGCTGTCGCGGGGCATGAAGCAGAAGCTGTCCATCGCGTGCGGCTTCCTGCACCAGCCCCGGCTCATCCTGCTGGACGAACCGCTGACGGGGTTGGATCCGCTGGGCATCCGCCGGATGAAGGCGTCGCTGCGCCGCCGCGCGGAGGAGGGCACGGCGCTGGTGCTGTCGTCGCACCTGCTGCCGCTGGTGGAAGAGCTGTGCCACCGGCTGCTCATCATCGCCGGAGGCCGCGCGGTGGCGCTGGGCACGCTGCCGGAGATCCGCGAACAGCTGGCCGGTGGGGAAGGCGACGGCGCGTCGCTGGAGGAGCTGTTCGTGCGCATCACCAGCGCGGCCTCGGAGGAGCCGGAAGCGGTCGGGCCGGGGCCCCGGGCGCCGTGA